In the genome of Pseudomonas sp. HS6, one region contains:
- a CDS encoding ATP-binding protein — MIDIPHFPLSAVVGADDLKLALYLTAIDPKIGGVLIEGPRGMAKSTLARGLADLLASGQFVTLPLGATEERLVGTLDLDAALSDGRAQFSPGVLAKADGGVLYVDEVNLLPDHLVDLLLDVAASGTNLIERDGISHRHSAKFVLIGTMNPEEGELRPQLLDRFGLNVALSGHTAPVERGQIIRRRLDFDSDPQAFCGQWEAEQQALRERCENARNALASIPLDDEALAQITERCFAAGVDGLRADLVWLRAARAHAAWRGAEAIAEQDIDAVAEFALRHRRREQSSSPAQPPAQSPSGTQADPSEGQGQWGEMPAPALTTGARREVPVWPKKP; from the coding sequence ATGATCGACATCCCGCATTTCCCGCTCTCCGCCGTGGTCGGCGCCGACGACCTGAAACTGGCGCTGTACTTGACGGCCATCGACCCGAAGATCGGCGGCGTATTGATCGAAGGCCCTCGCGGCATGGCCAAGTCGACCCTGGCCCGGGGGCTGGCGGATCTGCTGGCCAGCGGTCAGTTCGTCACTTTGCCATTGGGTGCGACTGAAGAACGGCTGGTCGGCACCCTGGATCTGGATGCGGCCCTCAGTGACGGTCGCGCGCAGTTTTCTCCCGGTGTGTTGGCTAAGGCTGACGGCGGCGTGTTGTATGTCGATGAAGTGAATCTGTTGCCCGATCATCTGGTGGACCTGCTGCTCGATGTGGCGGCCAGCGGCACCAACCTGATCGAACGCGACGGCATTTCCCATCGGCATTCGGCGAAGTTTGTCCTGATCGGCACGATGAACCCGGAAGAGGGCGAATTGCGTCCGCAACTGCTCGATCGCTTTGGCCTGAACGTCGCCCTGAGCGGTCACACGGCGCCGGTCGAGCGCGGGCAGATCATTCGTCGGCGACTGGATTTCGACAGCGATCCGCAGGCTTTCTGCGGGCAGTGGGAAGCCGAGCAACAAGCCCTGCGTGAGCGCTGTGAAAACGCCCGTAATGCCTTGGCAAGCATTCCCCTTGATGATGAAGCGTTGGCACAGATTACTGAGCGTTGCTTTGCGGCTGGCGTCGATGGCCTGCGAGCCGATCTGGTCTGGCTGCGTGCCGCGCGCGCTCATGCGGCGTGGCGTGGCGCCGAAGCCATCGCCGAGCAGGACATCGATGCCGTGGCTGAATTTGCACTGCGTCATCGTCGACGCGAACAGTCCTCATCCCCTGCACAGCCACCAGCGCAATCGCCATCCGGTACCCAGGCTGATCCAAGCGAAGGGCAAGGCCAGTGGGGTGAAATGCCGGCCCCGGCCCTCACCACCGGCGCGCGCCGCGAAGTTCCGGTCTGGCCAAAAAAGCCTTAG
- a CDS encoding cobalamin biosynthesis protein yields the protein MTDDSAAPTFVVGLGCQRGCPASTLRALLDQALQAHRIELDAVKALASIDLKRDEPGLQELAAQLALPLLYFSSEELASYQQRLSHHSQIAFERTGCYGVAESAALALAEQLIQAPAKLLISRQKYAQATLALAGAA from the coding sequence ATGACCGATGACAGCGCAGCGCCGACCTTTGTGGTCGGCCTGGGCTGCCAGCGCGGCTGCCCGGCCAGTACGCTGCGCGCCTTGCTCGACCAGGCTCTGCAGGCCCATCGCATCGAACTCGATGCGGTCAAAGCGCTGGCCAGCATCGACCTGAAACGCGACGAACCCGGACTGCAAGAACTGGCGGCACAACTGGCGCTGCCGTTGCTGTACTTCAGCAGCGAAGAGCTGGCCAGTTATCAGCAACGCCTTAGTCATCATTCGCAGATCGCTTTCGAACGCACCGGTTGCTACGGCGTGGCGGAAAGTGCCGCACTGGCGCTTGCCGAACAACTGATCCAGGCCCCGGCAAAACTGCTGATTTCCCGGCAAAAATACGCCCAGGCAACCCTGGCATTGGCCGGCGCGGCATAA
- a CDS encoding VWA domain-containing protein, with protein sequence MGANARPRAGRLDNGRQGKRHAARSGSVNWPGTLLNGRPKVRADLLFQLRTRSPHELWLVIVDASASTCRHQALSDAKGVLAQLFDDAYRQRARLALLTASGSAPKWQVQGLKASSGLKAWLDGLGAGGGTPLLAALNEAEHWLTVRRKRFPAEQQRLLVLTDGRLKEFSGLPVLACPGLLIDIERGPIRLGRARQLATALEADYRHIDDLLSI encoded by the coding sequence GTGGGGGCGAATGCCAGACCCCGCGCCGGACGCCTGGACAATGGCCGGCAAGGCAAACGTCATGCGGCTCGCAGTGGATCGGTGAACTGGCCGGGCACATTGCTCAATGGCCGGCCCAAAGTACGCGCGGATCTGCTGTTTCAACTGCGCACCCGCAGCCCTCATGAGCTTTGGCTGGTGATCGTCGATGCTTCGGCCTCGACCTGTCGTCATCAAGCGCTGAGCGATGCCAAAGGTGTACTCGCGCAATTGTTCGATGACGCTTACCGACAACGGGCGCGGCTTGCTTTGCTGACTGCCAGCGGCTCGGCGCCGAAATGGCAGGTGCAGGGTTTGAAGGCTTCCAGTGGATTGAAAGCGTGGCTGGATGGACTGGGTGCGGGAGGTGGAACGCCATTGCTGGCAGCGTTGAACGAGGCTGAACATTGGCTGACGGTTCGCCGCAAGCGGTTCCCCGCCGAACAACAGCGTCTGCTGGTGCTCACCGATGGGCGTTTGAAAGAATTCTCGGGATTGCCGGTACTGGCCTGTCCGGGCCTGTTGATCGATATCGAGCGCGGACCGATCCGGTTGGGCCGGGCCAGACAGTTGGCGACTGCACTGGAAGCGGATTACCGACATATCGACGATTTATTGTCGATCTGA
- the cobW gene encoding cobalamin biosynthesis protein CobW — MKTLAKLPVTIVTGFLGSGKTTLLRHMLDNAQGRRIAVIVNEFGELGIDGEILKQCTIGCTEEEATGRVYELANGCLCCTVQEEFFPVMRELVARRGDLDHILIETSGLALPKPLVQAFQWPEIRSACTVDAVITVVDSPAVAAGTFAAFPDQVDAQRKLDPNLDHESPLHELFADQLASADLVILNKADQTSPEDLARVRLEVAEELPPAVKIIEASNGRLPLDVLIGLGAGSEEHIDSRHSHHDHHHGEGDDDHDDHDHDAFDSISIELPQADESLLLDALTQLVVQHGILRVKGFAAIPNKPMRLLIQGVGTRFDKHFDRQWGADEARVTRLVLIGQELDAAKLEAQLRAALSV, encoded by the coding sequence ATGAAAACACTGGCCAAACTCCCTGTCACCATCGTCACCGGCTTCCTCGGCTCGGGTAAAACCACCTTGCTGCGGCACATGCTCGATAACGCCCAGGGCCGCCGCATCGCGGTGATCGTCAACGAGTTTGGCGAGCTGGGCATCGACGGTGAAATCCTCAAGCAGTGCACTATCGGCTGCACCGAAGAAGAAGCCACCGGCCGCGTCTACGAACTGGCCAACGGCTGCCTGTGCTGCACGGTGCAGGAAGAGTTCTTCCCGGTGATGCGCGAACTGGTGGCCCGTCGCGGCGACCTCGACCATATCCTGATCGAAACCTCGGGCCTGGCCCTGCCAAAACCGCTGGTGCAAGCCTTCCAGTGGCCGGAAATTCGCAGCGCCTGCACCGTTGACGCCGTGATCACCGTAGTCGACAGCCCGGCCGTGGCCGCCGGCACCTTCGCCGCGTTCCCGGATCAGGTCGACGCCCAGCGCAAACTCGACCCGAACCTGGACCACGAATCGCCACTGCACGAACTGTTCGCCGATCAACTGGCCAGCGCCGACCTGGTGATCCTCAACAAAGCCGACCAGACCAGCCCGGAAGACCTCGCTCGCGTGCGCCTGGAAGTCGCCGAAGAACTGCCGCCGGCAGTGAAAATCATCGAAGCCAGCAACGGTCGCCTGCCGCTGGATGTGCTGATTGGTCTGGGTGCCGGTTCCGAAGAGCACATCGACAGTCGCCACAGCCATCACGATCACCACCACGGTGAAGGCGATGACGATCATGATGACCACGATCACGACGCTTTCGACTCGATCTCCATCGAATTGCCGCAAGCCGACGAAAGCCTGCTGCTCGACGCACTGACGCAACTGGTGGTTCAGCACGGCATTCTGCGAGTCAAAGGTTTCGCGGCGATTCCAAACAAGCCGATGCGGCTGTTGATTCAGGGCGTGGGCACGCGTTTCGACAAGCACTTCGACCGTCAGTGGGGCGCCGATGAGGCACGGGTTACCCGACTGGTGTTGATCGGTCAGGAACTGGACGCGGCCAAGCTCGAAGCGCAACTGCGCGCCGCGCTCAGCGTTTAA
- the nfuA gene encoding Fe-S biogenesis protein NfuA, protein MTAITITDAAHDYLADLLSKQNTPGIGIRVFITQPGTQYAETCIAYCKPGEEKPEDTALGLKSFTAYIDSFSEAFLDDAVVDYATDRMGGQLTIKAPNAKVPMVNADSPVNERINYYLQTEINPGLASHGGQVSLIDVVEDGIAVLQFGGGCQGCGQADVTLKEGIERTLLERIPELKGVRDVTDHTQKENAYY, encoded by the coding sequence ATGACCGCTATTACCATTACCGACGCCGCCCATGATTACCTGGCCGATCTGCTGTCCAAGCAGAACACCCCGGGTATCGGCATCCGCGTCTTCATCACCCAGCCTGGCACCCAGTACGCCGAAACCTGCATTGCCTACTGCAAGCCGGGCGAAGAGAAACCTGAAGACACTGCGCTGGGGCTGAAAAGCTTCACCGCTTACATCGACTCGTTCAGCGAAGCGTTCCTCGACGATGCTGTCGTCGACTACGCCACCGACCGCATGGGCGGCCAGCTGACCATCAAGGCACCAAACGCCAAAGTACCGATGGTCAACGCCGACAGCCCAGTCAACGAGCGCATCAACTATTACCTGCAAACCGAAATCAACCCGGGGCTGGCCAGCCACGGCGGTCAGGTCAGCCTGATCGATGTCGTTGAAGACGGCATTGCCGTGCTGCAGTTCGGTGGCGGTTGCCAAGGCTGCGGCCAGGCGGACGTGACTCTGAAGGAAGGCATCGAGCGCACCTTGCTCGAGCGCATTCCGGAGCTCAAGGGCGTTCGCGACGTGACCGACCACACGCAGAAAGAAAACGCCTACTACTAA
- a CDS encoding CbtA family protein, which translates to MIKRIAQTAGFTGLLAALLLTLLQSFWVSPLILQAETFEKAEPVAEVHEHAAGTAAHTHDAEAWEPEDGWQRVVSTTGGNLVVAVGFALMLAGLYTLRAPTKTSQGLLWGLAGYATFVLAPTLGLPPELPGTAAADLASRQMWWIGTAASTAAGLALIVFGGNWLLKILGVAILAVPHIIGAPQPQVHSMLAPEALEAQFKIASQLTNVAFWLALGLISAWLFRRKSDGQYHA; encoded by the coding sequence ATGATCAAGCGTATTGCGCAGACCGCAGGTTTCACCGGCCTTCTGGCCGCCCTGCTCCTGACGTTGCTGCAAAGCTTTTGGGTGTCGCCGCTGATTCTCCAGGCAGAGACCTTCGAGAAAGCCGAGCCGGTTGCCGAAGTCCACGAACACGCCGCCGGCACCGCCGCCCACACCCACGATGCCGAAGCCTGGGAGCCGGAAGATGGCTGGCAACGCGTGGTTTCCACCACTGGCGGCAATCTGGTCGTGGCCGTGGGGTTCGCCCTGATGCTGGCCGGTCTTTACACGCTGCGTGCGCCGACCAAAACCTCGCAAGGCCTGCTCTGGGGCCTGGCGGGTTACGCGACTTTCGTGCTCGCCCCGACACTGGGCCTGCCGCCTGAACTGCCGGGCACCGCTGCCGCAGACCTGGCGTCGCGCCAGATGTGGTGGATCGGTACTGCCGCGTCTACCGCTGCTGGCCTGGCCTTGATCGTGTTCGGTGGCAACTGGCTGCTGAAGATCCTCGGCGTGGCGATCCTCGCCGTGCCGCACATCATCGGTGCTCCGCAACCGCAAGTGCATTCGATGCTCGCGCCGGAAGCACTGGAAGCTCAGTTCAAAATCGCTTCGCAGTTGACCAACGTGGCGTTCTGGCTGGCCCTGGGCCTGATCAGCGCCTGGTTGTTCCGCCGCAAAAGCGATGGTCAATACCACGCATGA
- a CDS encoding CbtB domain-containing protein produces MSIISSTGSNTDKISSTTTLSQRLTAAVFASILGASLVYFAGFSHIEAVHNAAHDTRHSAAFPCH; encoded by the coding sequence ATGTCGATCATCAGCAGCACCGGCAGCAATACGGACAAAATCTCCAGCACCACCACCCTGAGCCAACGCCTGACCGCTGCGGTCTTCGCGTCGATCCTGGGTGCCAGCCTGGTCTACTTCGCCGGTTTCTCGCACATCGAAGCGGTGCACAACGCCGCGCACGATACCCGCCACAGCGCCGCGTTCCCGTGCCACTGA
- the cobM gene encoding precorrin-4 C(11)-methyltransferase produces the protein MTVYFIGAGPGDPELITVKGQRLIRSCPVIIYAGSLVPTAVLDGHSAEIVVNSAELHLEQIIDLIKDAHAKGQDVARVHSGDPSLYGAIGEQIRYLRELEIPFEIIPGVTATAACAALLGAELTLPDISQSVILTRYADKTAMPAGEELGNLAQHGATMAIHLGVNHLQKILAELLPHYGADCPIAVIHRATWPDQDWVTGTLEDIAGKVAAKGFRRTALILVGRVLGSDHFSESSLYRAGHAHLYRP, from the coding sequence ATGACCGTTTACTTCATCGGCGCCGGCCCCGGCGACCCGGAATTGATCACTGTCAAAGGCCAGCGGCTGATCCGCAGCTGCCCGGTGATCATCTATGCAGGTTCGCTGGTGCCCACGGCAGTGCTGGACGGTCATTCGGCTGAAATCGTGGTCAACAGCGCCGAGTTGCACCTGGAACAGATCATCGATCTGATCAAGGACGCCCACGCCAAAGGCCAGGATGTGGCGCGCGTGCATTCGGGCGATCCGAGCCTGTATGGCGCCATCGGCGAGCAGATTCGCTATCTGCGCGAGTTGGAAATCCCGTTCGAGATCATTCCCGGCGTTACGGCCACCGCCGCTTGCGCCGCGCTATTAGGCGCCGAGCTCACACTGCCGGACATTTCGCAAAGCGTGATCCTGACCCGTTACGCGGACAAGACCGCGATGCCTGCCGGCGAGGAACTGGGCAACCTGGCGCAGCACGGGGCGACCATGGCGATTCATCTGGGGGTCAATCATTTGCAGAAGATCCTTGCCGAGTTGCTGCCGCACTACGGAGCGGACTGCCCGATTGCGGTGATCCACCGGGCGACGTGGCCGGATCAGGACTGGGTGACGGGAACACTGGAGGATATTGCCGGGAAAGTGGCCGCCAAGGGGTTTCGGCGAACGGCGTTGATTCTGGTTGGACGGGTGTTGGGTAGCGATCATTTCAGTGAGTCGTCGCTGTATCGCGCGGGGCATGCGCATTTGTATCGCCCCTGA
- the cobN gene encoding cobaltochelatase subunit CobN, with amino-acid sequence MHLLRTQPGGFVSDDNIADLGQTPAELVILCSGDSSLALLAEAAQQLPDDYPSVRLANPMQVQNHASVDLYVDEVLRHAKVILISLHGGIAYWRYGVERLVELSERGVQVILVPGDDRPDPELSDLSTVGVEDRDRLWQFLRQGGMGNALDFFRCLANRWLARDYVWGEPQTLPRTAIYHPNKNTAALSDWQADWLSGQPVAAVLFYRSHLQAANTAFIDVFCQRLQAAGLNPLPIAVASLKEPGCLSVVEDWLDEVEAGVILNTTGFAQSSPEAPHLRPFRRNIPVIQAICAQDNEPGWRESEQGLGPRDLAMHIALPELDGRIISRPISFKDLAWRSERSQSDVVCYRAQPERMDFVAELARRWVDLARVPNADKRIALILANYPTRDGRIGNGVGLDTPAAALNILRALQAEGYPLPAELPDSGTELIRQLLGGVSNDLDTLDQRPCQQSLAMNDYLTMFNALPEANRTAVLERWGSPQNDPMCRDGRMMIAGLRFGLTFVGIQPARGYQVDPSAVYHDPDLVPPHAYLAFYFWLRQTYGAHGVIHVGKHGNLEWLPGKGVGLSENCWPDALLGPLPNIYPFIVNDPGEGAQAKRRTQAVIIDHLMPPLTRAETYGPLRNLELLADEYYEAQLLDPRRARELQRDILQLVRDTQIDRELQLDEGLDSDADAAIWLPRLDTYLCDLKESQIRDGLHIFGESPTGRLRIDTLLALLRIPRGDGKGAQSSLLRALAKAFPLGFDPLDCALAEPWTGPRPKELMSVSDEVWRTAGDTRERLELFATQLIEQVLNQSQALHNPCGSGLARESDRSVKKILADTTLSSDRRPGTSPLPQGPRWSEVSAILDNLREVIAPRLDACGSAEMRGLLDALSGRFVPAGPSGAPSRGRLDVLPTGRNFYSVDVRNLPTTTAWRIGFQSATLILERHLQDHGDHLRQLGLSVWGTATMRTGGDDIAQAMALMGVRPVWATGSQRVDDFEILPLSLLDRPRVDVTLRVSGFFRDAFANLIRLFDAAVQAVAELDEPDDLNPLAAKVRAEREALRQSGLDEESARRQAGWRIFGAKPGAYGAGVQGAIDGRLWQTREDLAEVYLNWGAYAYGGSDEGTAAREQFVQRLSQVQAVLHNQDNREHDLLDSNDYYQFQGGMLAAVESLRGEAAASYHGDHSQPDLPKIRTLKEELNRVIRSRAANPKWIDGVKRHGYKGAFELAATIDNLFAFDATTRLIDDHQYALLADAYLLDPATREFVREHNPHALRDMTERMLEAQQRGMWQEPGAYREALENLLLDIEEES; translated from the coding sequence ATGCACCTGCTCAGGACCCAGCCCGGCGGTTTCGTGTCGGATGACAACATTGCCGACCTTGGACAAACCCCCGCCGAGCTGGTGATCCTGTGCAGCGGCGACTCCAGCCTTGCGCTGCTCGCCGAAGCGGCGCAGCAGCTGCCCGACGATTATCCGAGCGTGCGGCTGGCCAACCCGATGCAGGTGCAGAACCATGCATCGGTCGACCTGTACGTCGACGAAGTGCTGCGCCACGCTAAGGTCATTCTGATCTCGCTGCACGGCGGCATCGCTTATTGGCGGTATGGCGTCGAGCGGCTGGTCGAGTTGTCCGAACGCGGTGTGCAGGTGATTCTGGTGCCGGGCGATGACCGTCCCGACCCGGAGCTCAGCGACTTGAGCACCGTGGGCGTCGAGGATCGCGACCGGCTCTGGCAGTTTCTGCGTCAGGGCGGCATGGGCAATGCGCTGGACTTTTTCCGTTGCCTGGCCAATCGCTGGCTGGCGCGGGATTACGTGTGGGGCGAGCCGCAAACGCTGCCGCGCACGGCGATTTACCACCCGAATAAAAACACCGCCGCACTGAGTGACTGGCAAGCCGATTGGCTGTCCGGTCAACCGGTGGCGGCGGTGTTGTTTTACCGTTCGCATTTGCAAGCGGCCAACACGGCGTTTATCGACGTGTTCTGCCAACGGCTGCAGGCTGCCGGACTCAATCCGCTGCCGATCGCCGTGGCCAGTTTGAAAGAGCCCGGCTGCCTGTCGGTGGTCGAGGACTGGCTGGATGAGGTCGAGGCAGGGGTGATTCTGAACACCACCGGTTTCGCCCAGTCCAGCCCGGAAGCGCCGCATCTGCGGCCATTCCGTCGCAACATCCCGGTAATTCAGGCGATCTGCGCCCAGGACAACGAGCCCGGCTGGCGCGAGAGCGAGCAGGGCCTCGGTCCGCGGGATCTGGCGATGCACATTGCGCTGCCGGAGCTGGACGGCCGGATCATCAGTCGGCCGATCAGCTTCAAGGACCTGGCCTGGCGCAGCGAGCGCAGTCAGTCAGATGTGGTGTGTTATCGGGCGCAACCCGAGCGCATGGATTTTGTGGCCGAACTGGCGCGACGCTGGGTCGATCTGGCGCGGGTGCCGAACGCTGACAAGCGTATCGCGCTGATCCTCGCCAACTACCCGACCCGCGACGGACGCATCGGTAACGGCGTAGGCCTCGACACGCCGGCCGCCGCGCTGAATATCCTGCGGGCGTTGCAGGCCGAAGGTTATCCGCTACCTGCCGAGTTGCCTGATAGCGGCACCGAACTGATCCGGCAACTGCTCGGCGGCGTCAGTAACGACCTCGATACTCTCGATCAGCGCCCGTGCCAGCAAAGCCTGGCGATGAATGACTACCTGACGATGTTCAATGCACTGCCGGAAGCCAATCGTACGGCGGTGTTGGAGCGTTGGGGTTCCCCGCAAAACGATCCGATGTGCCGTGACGGGCGAATGATGATCGCCGGCCTGCGTTTTGGCCTGACTTTCGTCGGCATTCAACCGGCGCGGGGTTATCAGGTCGATCCGAGCGCGGTGTATCACGACCCGGATCTGGTGCCGCCGCACGCGTATCTCGCGTTCTATTTCTGGCTGCGCCAGACCTATGGCGCCCACGGCGTGATCCATGTCGGCAAGCACGGCAACCTCGAATGGCTGCCGGGCAAAGGCGTGGGCTTGTCGGAGAACTGCTGGCCGGATGCATTGCTCGGGCCGCTGCCGAATATCTATCCGTTCATCGTCAACGACCCGGGCGAGGGCGCCCAGGCCAAGCGTCGCACTCAGGCGGTGATCATCGACCACTTGATGCCGCCGTTGACCCGCGCTGAAACCTACGGTCCATTGCGCAATCTCGAATTGTTGGCCGACGAGTATTACGAAGCGCAATTGCTCGATCCGCGCCGCGCCCGGGAGTTGCAGCGCGACATTCTGCAACTGGTGCGTGACACGCAGATCGATCGCGAACTGCAACTCGACGAAGGCCTCGACAGCGATGCCGATGCGGCGATCTGGTTGCCGCGTCTGGATACCTATCTGTGTGATCTGAAGGAGTCGCAGATCCGCGATGGCCTGCACATTTTCGGCGAGTCTCCGACCGGACGTTTGCGCATCGACACCTTGCTGGCGCTGCTGCGGATTCCTCGTGGCGACGGCAAAGGTGCGCAATCGAGCCTGTTGCGGGCGTTGGCCAAGGCGTTTCCACTGGGTTTCGATCCACTGGATTGCGCACTGGCTGAGCCTTGGACTGGCCCGCGTCCAAAGGAACTAATGTCGGTCAGCGATGAAGTCTGGCGCACGGCGGGGGATACCCGTGAACGCCTTGAGCTGTTCGCCACCCAGCTGATTGAGCAGGTACTCAACCAAAGCCAAGCCTTGCACAACCCTTGTGGGAGCGGGCTTGCCCGCGAAAGCGACAGGTCAGTGAAAAAAATATTGGCTGACACGACGCTTTCGTCGGATCGCCGCCCGGGGACAAGCCCGCTCCCACAGGGACCGCGCTGGTCCGAAGTCAGCGCAATCCTCGACAACCTGCGTGAGGTCATTGCCCCACGCCTCGACGCCTGCGGCTCGGCCGAAATGCGCGGTTTGCTCGACGCCTTGAGCGGTCGTTTCGTCCCGGCCGGCCCGAGCGGCGCACCGAGTCGTGGCCGCCTCGACGTGTTGCCCACCGGGCGCAATTTCTATTCAGTAGACGTGCGCAATCTGCCGACCACCACGGCATGGCGGATCGGTTTCCAGTCGGCCACGCTGATTCTTGAGCGACACCTTCAGGATCACGGCGATCACTTGCGTCAGCTCGGCCTGTCGGTCTGGGGCACGGCGACCATGCGCACCGGCGGTGACGACATCGCCCAGGCCATGGCGCTGATGGGCGTGCGCCCGGTGTGGGCGACGGGCAGTCAGCGCGTTGATGATTTCGAGATTCTGCCGCTGAGCCTGCTCGACCGGCCTCGGGTCGATGTCACGCTGCGGGTTTCCGGATTTTTCCGTGATGCGTTCGCCAACCTGATCCGCCTGTTCGACGCTGCCGTACAAGCAGTAGCGGAACTGGACGAGCCGGACGATCTCAACCCGCTGGCCGCCAAGGTCCGCGCCGAACGCGAAGCACTGCGGCAATCGGGGCTGGACGAAGAGTCCGCACGGCGTCAGGCCGGTTGGAGGATCTTCGGTGCCAAACCCGGCGCTTATGGCGCGGGCGTGCAGGGCGCGATCGACGGCCGCCTGTGGCAAACCCGCGAGGATCTGGCCGAGGTTTACCTGAACTGGGGCGCCTACGCTTATGGCGGTTCCGATGAAGGCACCGCCGCCCGCGAGCAATTCGTCCAGCGCCTGAGCCAGGTGCAGGCCGTGCTGCACAACCAGGACAACCGCGAGCATGACTTGCTCGACTCCAACGACTACTACCAGTTCCAGGGCGGCATGCTTGCTGCTGTCGAAAGCCTTCGTGGCGAAGCGGCGGCCAGTTATCACGGCGATCACAGTCAGCCGGATTTGCCGAAGATCCGCACCCTGAAAGAAGAACTGAACCGGGTGATCCGCTCCCGGGCGGCGAATCCGAAATGGATCGACGGCGTCAAACGCCACGGCTATAAAGGCGCGTTCGAACTGGCGGCAACCATCGACAACCTGTTTGCTTTCGATGCCACCACCCGACTGATCGACGATCACCAGTACGCGTTGCTGGCCGACGCCTATCTGCTGGATCCGGCGACCCGCGAGTTCGTGCGCGAGCATAATCCCCACGCGCTGCGCGACATGACCGAGCGGATGCTCGAGGCACAGCAGCGCGGGATGTGGCAGGAGCCGGGCGCCTATCGTGAGGCGCTGGAAAACCTGCTGCTGGATATAGAAGAAGAGAGCTGA